AACCATCCCTTTTTGGCAATTTTTTGTCGAATTGCTTGAATCTCGTCTTTATCGGCCTCATCAGGATCAAACCCTTCAGGCATATCTTTTTCGGCAAATGAACGTAACTCTTTTCTAAAATCTTCGTACTCGGTAGAAAATTCAAAATCCATTTCACAATCTCCTTGGATTTATATTCATTACAATCTCATACTTAAAGCATATACGAAATTAGTGTAAATGATATTCTAATTACCTACAATAAGAGTGTCAATCAAATACAAACCTTGTTGACAACAAATAGTCGATCAAGGTTACATATATCCATGAAGAACAATAATAGCAAGATTTTAGAAGAAGGTTTATTGGAATTGAATCTATCTATGACAGACCAACAGGCAGCTCAATTCCAGTATTTTGCTGAAGAATTAATTATTTGGAATTCTAAGTTCAATCTAACTGCTATTAATTCAATGAAAGACATATATACCCTTCATTTCCTTGATTCGATTTCTGCTATACCTTCTTCCAGTACCATAATATCCCCTAATTTTAGTATATGTGACATAGGAACAGGCGCTGGATTCCCAGGAATACCAATAAAAATTCTTTATCCTGAAAGTAAATTGACACTAATTGAAAGCTCAAAGAAGAAATGCACATTTCTTCAACATATAACGACAGAATTACAATTAACAAATGTTGAAATTATTTCAGAACGAATTGAAGAAGTAGGACAAAATCCATTATTTAGAGAATCTTTTGATTTAGTTACAGCAAGAGCCGTAAGTAAAATTTCCACCCTGCTCGAGTATGGAATACCTCTAATAAAATTAAATGGAATCTTATTGGATTATAGTAAAGAAGATTTAATCACGAATCTTGAAAATCTCAACCAAATAAGTCATTTACTAGGAGGATCTCCTCTTAATATTCATAAAATCAATTCGTCTTTTTTGGATAACGACAAGG
This SAR202 cluster bacterium DNA region includes the following protein-coding sequences:
- the rsmG gene encoding 16S rRNA (guanine(527)-N(7))-methyltransferase RsmG — protein: MKNNNSKILEEGLLELNLSMTDQQAAQFQYFAEELIIWNSKFNLTAINSMKDIYTLHFLDSISAIPSSSTIISPNFSICDIGTGAGFPGIPIKILYPESKLTLIESSKKKCTFLQHITTELQLTNVEIISERIEEVGQNPLFRESFDLVTARAVSKISTLLEYGIPLIKLNGILLDYSKEDLITNLENLNQISHLLGGSPLNIHKINSSFLDNDKVVIKIQKLNRTENRYPRKNGIPSKRPL